The following proteins come from a genomic window of Paludisphaera rhizosphaerae:
- a CDS encoding DUF1553 domain-containing protein, producing MTPPSPRTRTRSFVLVLACLVLAGAGPDDAPPAFLWTFDAEESTRLEPHGGVHRDVPGPRPPTYPDFAPDNTAVKLDGRGAYFSFDDPGPGSPLDFAKGDAITLEAWVQVDELNRGEAAYVVGKGRTGAPGFPADNQSWALRVREGGGRACVNFLFASPKRPGTAGDAHWHRWTSKNGFTPGKGWHHLAVTYRFGDAASIRAWIDGVPREGVWDMGGATDEGPVVDDAPVWIGSSMGGAASASFRGALDSVAVHRRAFDDAAIKSRYQRVGEDLADKPAPEVAPEVGPIPAGRVLVTLYEGMPAHQRWFLQGETPPGESARFTADSFLIDRLPHGYDDWGVRRAWKAPVLVRMAADVDPGAGSRRLLARVRGLSRLWVDGVVVARGAAMTGSPNGEEPITPPAEPPHPGLRPAEHRQQEITAVVELAPDRAHRVVLEAIIGGKTLKPDPGETCVAVESEKGRTYHVLTPVGASPVELTDADVEPALARLEASLRELEDMTRRAQAMNREPYWNKRREAARAWLAAHPGSEPPAAGHPIDAFLDARIKKARERAAKDVGDGGRFQAKILPILRERCQRCHGEKSKGGLKLDSLAAALQGGESGEPALVPGDPDSGELLRRLRTDDAEERMPPGAEAMPDAEIQALADWVRDGASWPAPPVAEEALTPPPALDDAAFLRRLTLDVVGVSPTEAEVRAFLADASPDKRMRAVDRLLADPRWAGGWMGYWQDVLAENPTLINASLNTTGPFRWFLYESLRDDKPIDRMVAELIQLRGSSADGGAAGFGLAGDNDAPFAAKGQIVASAFLGVELQCARCHDSPYHSTTQRDLYSLAAMFAGKPVIVPKTSRVPAGFFEKKARESLIKVTLKPDEPIAAEWPFDDLVAASEALAAAPVEDPKDARERLAALVTSPADARFARVTVNRVWRRYLGAGIVEPPDDWEGRVPSHPEMLDWLARRFVGDGYSLKALARLILTSDVYQRRATGANRNAPPESRFFAAPDRRRLSAEQVVDSLFAAAGRPMDLEELTFDPDGRRTNGERVSLGRPERAWMLANLANERDRPSLALPNATAVADVMEAFGWTGARQNPRTDRDASPNVLQPGALGNGVAATRLTRVAAGGGLAELALAASSPGGLVDSVFLRCLGRFPTDVERAPLTSALADGFADRRTPANEIRPIQPPPALPAVTWSNHLRSEANLAVLELERRTRSGPPVDPRLRDAWRERFEDVVWSVVNLPEFVWSP from the coding sequence ATGACCCCGCCCTCCCCACGGACTCGCACCCGGTCCTTCGTTCTCGTCCTCGCCTGCCTCGTGCTCGCCGGGGCAGGGCCCGACGACGCGCCGCCGGCGTTCCTCTGGACGTTCGACGCCGAGGAGTCCACCCGGTTGGAACCACACGGCGGGGTCCATCGCGACGTCCCCGGGCCGCGACCGCCGACCTACCCGGACTTCGCGCCCGACAACACGGCGGTGAAGCTCGACGGCCGGGGCGCGTACTTCTCCTTCGACGACCCCGGGCCCGGCAGCCCGCTTGATTTCGCCAAGGGGGACGCGATCACGCTGGAGGCCTGGGTCCAGGTCGATGAGTTGAATCGAGGCGAGGCCGCCTACGTCGTCGGCAAGGGGAGGACCGGAGCCCCTGGGTTCCCGGCCGACAACCAGAGCTGGGCCCTCCGCGTCCGCGAGGGGGGCGGTCGGGCCTGCGTCAACTTCCTGTTCGCTTCCCCGAAGCGGCCGGGCACGGCGGGCGACGCCCACTGGCACCGCTGGACCTCCAAGAACGGCTTCACGCCCGGCAAAGGGTGGCATCACCTGGCCGTCACCTATCGCTTTGGCGATGCTGCCAGCATCCGGGCCTGGATCGACGGAGTCCCTCGCGAGGGCGTCTGGGACATGGGGGGGGCGACCGACGAGGGGCCGGTGGTCGACGACGCGCCCGTCTGGATCGGGTCCTCGATGGGCGGTGCGGCCTCCGCGAGCTTCCGAGGGGCGCTCGACTCCGTCGCCGTCCACCGCCGGGCGTTCGACGACGCGGCGATCAAGTCGCGTTACCAGCGCGTGGGGGAAGACCTGGCCGACAAGCCGGCCCCCGAAGTGGCGCCCGAGGTCGGTCCAATCCCCGCCGGCCGCGTCCTGGTCACGCTTTATGAAGGGATGCCGGCGCATCAACGGTGGTTCCTCCAGGGGGAAACGCCGCCCGGGGAGTCCGCTCGCTTCACCGCCGATTCGTTCCTCATCGACCGCCTCCCGCACGGCTATGACGATTGGGGCGTCCGCCGGGCGTGGAAGGCGCCTGTCCTCGTCCGGATGGCGGCGGACGTCGATCCCGGCGCGGGGTCTCGCAGGCTTCTGGCGAGAGTTCGCGGATTGAGCCGGCTCTGGGTCGACGGCGTCGTCGTCGCCCGGGGCGCGGCGATGACGGGCTCTCCCAACGGCGAGGAGCCGATCACGCCGCCGGCCGAGCCGCCGCATCCGGGACTTCGTCCGGCGGAGCATCGCCAGCAGGAGATCACGGCCGTCGTCGAACTCGCCCCCGACCGCGCGCATCGGGTCGTCCTGGAAGCCATCATCGGCGGCAAGACGCTCAAGCCCGACCCTGGCGAAACCTGCGTGGCCGTCGAATCCGAGAAAGGGCGGACGTACCACGTCCTGACGCCGGTCGGGGCCTCGCCCGTCGAGTTGACCGACGCGGACGTCGAACCGGCGTTGGCTCGCCTGGAAGCGTCGCTCCGCGAACTTGAGGACATGACGCGGCGAGCCCAGGCGATGAACCGCGAGCCCTACTGGAACAAACGCCGGGAGGCCGCCCGCGCCTGGCTGGCCGCCCATCCCGGTTCGGAACCCCCCGCCGCCGGCCACCCGATCGACGCCTTCCTCGACGCCCGAATCAAGAAGGCTCGCGAGCGTGCGGCGAAGGACGTTGGCGACGGCGGCCGATTCCAGGCGAAGATCCTCCCCATCCTCCGCGAGCGTTGCCAGCGCTGCCACGGCGAGAAGTCGAAGGGGGGGCTGAAGCTCGACTCGCTGGCTGCCGCTCTTCAAGGGGGCGAATCGGGCGAGCCGGCCCTCGTTCCCGGCGATCCGGATTCGGGCGAGCTGCTGCGGAGGCTCCGAACCGACGACGCCGAGGAACGGATGCCCCCCGGCGCCGAGGCGATGCCGGACGCCGAGATCCAGGCCCTGGCCGATTGGGTCCGCGACGGCGCCTCCTGGCCCGCGCCGCCGGTCGCCGAGGAGGCTCTCACGCCGCCGCCGGCCCTCGACGATGCGGCCTTCCTCCGCCGGCTGACGCTTGACGTCGTCGGGGTCTCGCCGACCGAGGCCGAGGTCCGCGCGTTCCTGGCTGACGCTTCCCCCGACAAGCGGATGCGGGCCGTGGATCGCCTTCTCGCCGATCCCCGATGGGCGGGCGGCTGGATGGGCTACTGGCAGGACGTGCTGGCGGAGAACCCCACGCTCATCAACGCCAGCCTGAACACCACCGGCCCGTTCCGCTGGTTCCTCTACGAGTCGCTCCGCGACGACAAGCCGATCGACCGCATGGTCGCCGAGCTGATCCAGTTGCGCGGGTCTTCCGCCGACGGGGGCGCCGCCGGCTTCGGCCTGGCCGGCGACAATGACGCCCCGTTCGCCGCCAAGGGGCAGATCGTCGCCTCCGCGTTCCTGGGCGTCGAGCTGCAATGCGCCCGGTGTCACGATTCCCCCTATCACAGCACCACCCAGCGCGACCTTTATTCGCTGGCGGCGATGTTCGCGGGGAAGCCCGTGATCGTGCCCAAGACCAGCCGCGTTCCCGCCGGCTTCTTCGAGAAGAAGGCCCGCGAGTCGCTCATCAAGGTCACGCTGAAGCCCGACGAACCGATCGCCGCCGAGTGGCCGTTCGACGATCTCGTCGCGGCCTCGGAGGCCCTCGCCGCGGCTCCCGTGGAAGACCCGAAAGACGCCCGCGAACGCCTGGCCGCGCTGGTGACCTCGCCGGCCGATGCGCGGTTCGCGCGGGTGACGGTCAACCGCGTCTGGCGGCGGTACCTGGGTGCGGGGATCGTCGAGCCCCCCGACGACTGGGAGGGCCGCGTCCCCAGCCATCCGGAGATGCTCGACTGGCTGGCCCGGCGGTTCGTGGGCGACGGCTACAGCCTCAAGGCCCTCGCCCGGCTGATCCTGACCTCGGACGTTTACCAGCGGCGGGCGACCGGGGCGAACCGGAACGCGCCGCCGGAGTCTCGCTTCTTCGCCGCTCCGGATCGTCGTCGGCTCTCGGCGGAGCAGGTGGTCGACTCGCTCTTCGCCGCGGCGGGGCGGCCCATGGACCTGGAGGAGCTGACCTTCGACCCCGACGGCCGGCGCACCAACGGCGAGCGCGTGAGCCTCGGCCGGCCCGAGCGGGCCTGGATGCTCGCCAACCTGGCCAACGAACGTGACCGCCCCAGCCTCGCCCTGCCCAACGCCACGGCCGTCGCCGACGTGATGGAGGCCTTCGGCTGGACCGGCGCCCGGCAGAACCCGCGGACCGATCGCGACGCTTCCCCCAACGTCCTCCAGCCCGGCGCGCTGGGCAACGGCGTCGCGGCGACCCGCCTGACGCGCGTCGCCGCCGGCGGCGGGCTGGCCGAGCTGGCTCTCGCGGCAAGTTCCCCCGGCGGGCTGGTCGATTCGGTCTTCCTCCGCTGCCTGGGACGCTTCCCGACCGACGTCGAACGCGCTCCGCTGACCTCCGCGCTGGCCGACGGCTTCGCCGACCGCCGGACGCCCGCGAACGAGATCCGGCCGATCCAGCCGCCCCCGGCGCTGCCGGCCGTGACCTGGTCGAACCACCTGCGGTCGGAGGCGAACCTCGCCGTCCTGGAGCTGGAACGTCGCACCCGCTCCGGCCCCCCCGTTGACCCCAGGCTCCGCGACGCCTGGCGCGAGCGGTTCGAGGACGTCGTGTGGAGCGTTGTCAACTTGCCTGAGTTCGTCTGGAGCCCGTGA
- a CDS encoding FecR domain-containing protein, whose product MNDLDFLERAIRFQDGAAAPDEAAAFQDELRSDPDKLRAFAELQMQAALVREVARREAYQHAERPAVPIRRFPWAIPLAAAAVLLLATLLGVAALRRMERRTEGPVEAARLAGASRARFLGQPVPDVGAALERGRDYVLTDGLVELSFPAGASAVLEAPASFRVEAADVLALEIGRCSVHAPGNAAGFRVETPATRVIDRGTRFVVNVRETNETEVQVVEGAADVYRRPDGEAEPALQARLVENQARRFAAADVGSTSAMGFRPEMYRPRLPDRVVSYKAEPRADGGVGRLRSVTVQRGGVIRTYPIEWLIPVGLTWFRPDPGRDPNGHLASGPDLFLPRRNLLSDDALDTGVINPGGSREPLRSDPILDSSADGGGTPGMAVHFRKPVVNGPGPDVVVFEIQCLTNSLDGDAFHVAPLSFQGGRRSHTIRAWDLTMNSPEALRTSGFHLYRSPDPVLNLEDLERSPLITTRIRSGFRTLAVGIDLSDLGFAEGESVQDLFLQDAADDDQRVDPVLISGLPNGAPE is encoded by the coding sequence ATGAACGACCTCGACTTCCTCGAACGCGCGATCCGATTCCAGGACGGCGCGGCCGCCCCCGACGAGGCCGCCGCCTTTCAGGACGAGCTGCGCTCCGACCCGGACAAGCTCCGGGCCTTCGCCGAACTCCAGATGCAGGCGGCCCTCGTCCGCGAGGTCGCCCGTCGCGAGGCTTACCAGCACGCGGAACGACCGGCCGTCCCCATCCGACGCTTCCCCTGGGCGATCCCCCTCGCGGCGGCGGCCGTGCTGCTGCTCGCGACCCTCCTGGGCGTGGCGGCGCTGCGGCGGATGGAACGTCGAACCGAGGGGCCGGTCGAAGCGGCCCGGCTCGCGGGGGCCTCGCGGGCCCGGTTCCTCGGCCAGCCGGTCCCGGACGTCGGTGCGGCGCTGGAGCGGGGTCGTGACTACGTCCTGACCGATGGGCTCGTCGAGCTGAGCTTCCCGGCTGGGGCCTCGGCCGTGCTGGAGGCGCCGGCCTCGTTTCGCGTGGAGGCGGCCGACGTCCTGGCGCTGGAGATCGGCCGTTGCTCGGTCCACGCCCCCGGGAACGCCGCCGGGTTCCGCGTCGAGACCCCGGCGACGCGGGTGATCGACCGCGGCACCCGGTTCGTCGTCAACGTCCGCGAGACGAACGAGACCGAGGTGCAGGTCGTCGAGGGCGCCGCCGACGTCTACCGCCGCCCCGACGGCGAGGCCGAGCCCGCGCTCCAGGCGCGGCTGGTCGAGAACCAGGCCCGTCGGTTCGCCGCCGCGGACGTGGGGAGCACCTCGGCGATGGGCTTCCGGCCGGAGATGTATCGCCCTCGGCTGCCGGACCGCGTCGTCTCCTACAAGGCCGAGCCCCGCGCCGACGGCGGCGTCGGCCGGCTGAGGTCGGTGACCGTCCAGCGCGGGGGCGTGATTCGGACCTATCCGATCGAGTGGCTCATCCCCGTCGGCCTGACGTGGTTCCGTCCCGATCCGGGCCGAGATCCCAACGGCCACCTGGCCAGCGGGCCGGACCTTTTCCTTCCTCGTCGCAACCTGCTCTCGGACGACGCCCTGGACACCGGCGTCATCAACCCAGGAGGGAGCCGCGAGCCGCTTCGCTCCGACCCGATCCTCGACTCCTCGGCCGACGGCGGCGGCACGCCCGGGATGGCCGTCCATTTCCGCAAACCCGTGGTCAACGGGCCGGGGCCGGACGTCGTCGTCTTCGAGATCCAATGCCTGACGAACTCGCTCGACGGCGACGCCTTCCACGTCGCCCCCCTGTCGTTCCAGGGCGGCCGACGGTCGCACACGATCCGGGCGTGGGACCTGACGATGAACTCGCCGGAAGCCCTGCGGACGTCGGGCTTCCACCTGTATCGCTCCCCCGACCCGGTCCTGAACCTGGAGGACCTGGAACGATCCCCCCTGATCACCACCCGGATCCGGAGCGGCTTCCGGACCCTGGCCGTGGGGATCGATCTCTCCGACCTGGGCTTCGCCGAGGGCGAATCGGTCCAGGACCTCTTTCTCCAGGACGCGGCCGACGACGACCAGCGCGTCGACCCGGTCCTCATCTCCGGCCTGCCGAACGGAGCCCCTGAATGA
- a CDS encoding sigma-70 family RNA polymerase sigma factor, giving the protein MLTAEETTTLLLSERLALTAYLATVARDYQIAEDVYQDVCVKAIVRREPFESPAHLRNWARAAGRNRAVDLLRARDGRYEGLDEDLLAALADAWPDASADSLGRRREALARCMGELTLNNREILKLRYFEGRSGREVAEALGRKVETVYQALARIHKTLGECIRLRLAAEGEA; this is encoded by the coding sequence ATGCTCACGGCCGAGGAGACGACGACGCTGCTCCTGAGCGAGCGGCTGGCGCTGACGGCGTACCTGGCGACGGTCGCCCGCGACTACCAGATCGCGGAGGACGTGTACCAGGACGTCTGCGTCAAGGCGATCGTCCGTCGCGAGCCGTTCGAGTCGCCGGCCCACCTGCGCAACTGGGCTCGGGCGGCCGGGCGCAATCGGGCCGTCGACCTCCTCCGCGCCCGGGACGGCCGCTACGAAGGACTGGACGAGGATCTGCTGGCCGCCCTGGCCGACGCCTGGCCCGACGCATCCGCCGACAGCCTGGGCCGCCGTCGCGAGGCCCTGGCCCGCTGCATGGGCGAGTTGACGCTGAACAACCGCGAGATCCTCAAACTCCGCTACTTCGAAGGCCGCTCTGGGCGCGAGGTCGCCGAGGCCCTCGGCCGGAAGGTCGAGACGGTCTACCAGGCGCTCGCCCGCATCCACAAGACGCTCGGCGAGTGCATCCGGCTGCGACTGGCGGCGGAGGGCGAAGCATGA